CAACTCTGTCCTGTTTGGGGTCTACAGCACCGCCCTGCTGGCACTGACAGCCGACTCCCACCAGGAGCGGCGGGCCCAGCCACCCAGCTATACGCACGTCTTCATTGCCAGCTGCACAGGGGGCTTCCTGCAGGTGAGGGGGCGGCATGGGGGCATGTGCACACACTGGGGCAAGCGCACGCATTCGTGGTCACATACACAGGCACAGGCACAGTGATGGCCAATTCACTCCtttccctcccagccccctctgGCGACCCACGGCTACAGACCCCAGGCCTTCCCAAGGGGAATACGAGTTGCTGTGGGAGAATGGCCTGCTCCTGGCTGTTCCCCGAGACCCTGACTGGCTGAGCTGTGGCCTTCCAGGTTGCAGGTCTGGAGGGGAGGGTCATGGAGAACAGAGGGGGCAAAAAAGGTAgagagagctggggtgggggggagacagTGACAAGAGGACATGATGGAGAAGCAGTTGATGCCGCCCTCTGAGGCTGGCAGGGCTCGCCCACCTCTGGAGGGGTCTGCTTCCATCTGTGAGCCTCACCCGGGGCCTGTCCACAAATCCCCCTGGGAGAGGCTCAGGGTGTTATAATCATTAAGTGACTCTAATCATTTGGTTCTGGTCTTTGTTCTCAGCGCTTAAAAACTGGGCTTtcaaggggtggggtggagggaagaggggccTCCAGGCACCAGGGGGATCCCCAGCTAAGTGAGGGCCTGAGCTCAGAGGCAGAGGGCGTGCGCCTGGCTGCATCCCACAATCCAGCCAGTGCCCTAGGTCACCCTCTACTCGACACCTGCCCTGAAGCCCCTGTACACGTCCCAAGGCACAGAGCAAGGACAAAGGACAGAATTAGGAGCTCACTAAATGAATTAATCATTCATGAGACCCAAAAGGCCCTGGCTTGGCTTCTGCCCTTGTGTGGGGCTCATGCCTGCATATTTCCCAAGCCCTGAGACCTGCACCCCACAAAAACAACGAAGAGAAGGAGCCCCCAGGCTAAGTGGCCTGAGTCAGGCTCAGCCGGGCCCAGCTCCTCCGTCCTCCTCCCCTCTGGCTCCTTGGAAAGCAGAACAGATGGCAGAACTGGGCCCTGTCGGGTCACTGATGGGGATGGGGTCCAGGGACCAGCTGGAGCTCCGTTTGCCACCAAGCGCATGGCTCTGGTTAACAGGGTCTTGGAACGGAAAATGTATTTTCACGTGGAGGTGGCGAGGAAGACTCTGTAGCACGGGGCAGGGAATGACAACCCCTTCTGTGTACAAAAGTTGCTTCTGACACGGCTAAGGCTGACACCGTTGTACAGAGCAACAACGTCTGCTGTCCCCACTGCCCCTGTGGGCACAggatgggaaggggaggggccGTAGCCCGCCCAGCCATTTTCTCACCCCCAGGAGTTACGCCCCTGGAGCAGCCCTCAGCTCAGCACTGCCCGCAGGCTCTGCTGGGAGGGTGCCATCAGGGCGCCATCTCGGGGGGGGGGACCCCAGCCCACTGCCCCTCCTGAAGGGGAGGAAATAAGCAAACTGCCACCCTCTAAAGATCACCAGAGCCAACCGCCAGCCTCCACCGCTATCAGCCATCTCCAGGGCTGAGGAACTGAGCTTGTGTACCTTCCacgaaagagaaaagagaaaaaccacataAGTCCATAAATGATATGCTAACCTCAGCTTGGACCTCAATTCTCACCTGAACTTTCACAGCTGATCTTGACCTGGTTGCATCCCTGACCCACACCTCGGCCCCTCCCCACAACCTCCCTCCACGTCCCCAGCACCAACATTACCCCGAATCTGTGTCCTGTCTGCCCCAGCCAGGTGATAAAGTTCAAGGACCCGCAGATCCCACCCTGTCACCCACCTTCTGCTGGGACACTAGTGCTTGGGGGTTTGCGAGAGGCGCTTCTCCACCCAGGGGCCTCTGAGAGGTGTCCtgcaggaggtggggaagggggaatcTATGAAGGTGAGGtgccctccttccccctgggGAGAGGTCTGTCCCCTGCTGTTTCATGGGCACAGACTGAAAGactgaatccttttttttttttttttttttgaacctgagccactgcaatgaaagcgccgagtcctaaccactggactgccagggaactccctttctTAAGCACCGCGTGCATGCCAGCAAGTTCGGCCGAGGGGAGGGGCAGTGTCCCTTGCTGTCAGGGGCCTGGTGCTAAGGGAGGGGGCTCTGGCCCATCCCCCACTGCGCGTGGGAGAGGCTGAGAGCGGGCGAGATTCTGAAGGAAGATGCTGCCCTGTCTGTCcactgcctccccccaccccacccggtTAAGATCAGAGGGAGGGACTGTTCCCGTCCAAAGCTCCACCCAGGCCCTTCATGCTTCTTTCCCTACAGGCCTACTGCTTGGCCCCTTTTGACCTGATCAAAGTCTGGCTACAAAACCAGACAGAGCCCAAGGGGAAGTCAgggagccccccaccccagtaCCAGGGGCCTGTGCACTGCGCGGCCTCCATCTTCTAGGCCGAGGGGCCCCGGGAGCTGTTCCGGGGAGCCTGGGCCCTGACGCTGCGGGACAACCCCACCCTGGGAATCTATTTTGTCACCTACGAATGGCTGTGTCGCCAATTCACGCCGGATGGCCAGAACCCCAGTAAGCGAAGGGGCATGAGAGGGTGGAGGACAGAGAGGAGTGGGGGGGGGCTGGACTGAGCCctggaggatggggagggagcCTGCGGACGCAGGAGGGTGCCTCGTTCCTCAGTCTGACCCCCCTCACCCCCAGTTCCTCTACCCCAGGCTCGGGCACAGTGCTGGTGGCAGGGGGCTTTACCGGCGTCACCTCCTGGGTCACAGCCACCCCCTTAGACGTGATCAAGTCCCGGATGCAGATggcggggctgaggcagaggGTGCACTGGGGGCTGCTGGACTGCATGGTGAGCAGCGCCCGGCGGGAAGGGCTGGGGGTCTTCTTCCAGGGGCTCAGCATCAACAGTGCCCGTGCCGTTCCCCGTCAACGCAGTCACCTTCCTCAGCTACGAGTACCTCCTCCACTCCCGGGGATGAGCCTGGCTGGGTGACTAGCTCCCCAGTGAGACCACCGCCCACCTGCCCAGATTGGAGGCCAAGTGAAAGCACCAGCTTGTGATTCTGATGCGAGAGGCTGCGCCCCTCTTTATCAAGGCACCTCCAGCACGCAGAGGGGGCCGGGGAGTCGCCTCGGggagcaggaggcctggggaccTGGACTCCACCCAGATTCCAAAGCTGGCGTGGGCCTCCCAGCAGCACGTGCCTTGATTCCTTTGCTTCCTCAGTCTGTGAAGTAAACTCACAGCCAGGGGCGCTGGTGACATTCCAGCCCGCACACTCGCAGAGCTTCTGCTTGGCTGCCTGGTACTGACCGCCTAGCTCCCTGGATTCCGGTGACACATCCTCACCTGCCTCCCCCTTCACTTCCTTTCAGACCTCTCCCCGCATGATTTGAGGGTAGCCCGGTCTCCTCTAGTCCAGAATCCTTCAGTGGCTCCGTCACCCTCGGGAAAAAGCCCAAACTCCCTCTCCTCCTGGCCTACCCTTCCCCCCAGCTTGCTTCTCCCTCTGTTCTCAGGCAGCCCAGTCCTGCTTGAGGTCCCTGAACAAGCTGTGCCCTTGCCTCCCACCTAGAAGGTCCGTTCCCTCTGGGACAGCAGTGGGCGGTGCCTGCAGGGTGACTCCCGCATCCCTGGGGCTGAGTGGCTCCAACCCAGGCTGAGCACTGTCTCCCGGAGCCCTTCCTCTGCTCACCTCCTCCTGCCCAGATCTGACTCTGGGCTTTAAAGACCTCTCTGCTCACCCCCATGCCTTGATCATAGCCCTCGCCTATGCTTTATTATGGTTGTGGGTTTACTTCTCAGCTTCCCAGTTAGACTGGGTGCTCCCTGAGGTCAGGGGTCATACTTCTGATCGTTTCCCAGCACGGAGCCCAGTGCTCGAAGCAGCCCAGTAAGTGCTTGTTAAATGAAGTGCACTCCCGACCTCTGGCCCCGAATCCAATCACCACACCCCCATCTCCACTGAGAGGTTTGCCTGTCCGGGCCCCTCTCGGGGTCTCCAGTACAGTAGTGTCTGCCTTGCCCATCAATGGCACTTGTTTTCTTTACCCATCTTAACTGCTTAATGGGAATTAAAAACTGGCTGAAATTGTTCACTTAATTGGCAATAAAGGGGGCAGAGTTTGTACCCACTCATGTCCTGATGTGGTCTGAGATCAAACCGGGGCCCCCTCGTGGTGACCTGAACGTCTGGAATGCCTGCCATTCACTGGGACTCCAAGCATCACGATGTTACCATCACAGTTCACACAGGAAGCAGCCTTGGCTCAGGGACAGTATGTAACCCACCCCAGGTCGCACGGCTGTTACGTCACACAGCTCGCCTGGATGCATCTGAGCCTCCACCTCCAGAGCCTCGGTGCTCTGCTACCCTGCTCTACCTGGGGCTTGTGACAGTCCCCCACAAGTCACCTAAGTTCAGTTTCACACGGGCTCGACGTACAGCATCAGCCTCCCCACGTGCTCCTCGGAGCTCTGGTTTACTGGATTGTGTGTCACAGACGGTGGCATTCTTCCCTGCTTCCACGGTCATAGCGTGGCCGCAGGGCATGTGGCTGCTGAGCGAGGCTACGTTCCCCTCAGTGGGAAGCTGTGCTTGGGTTCTTGCTAGAGAAATGTGAGCAAAACTGTCGCTTGCAAATTGCCCATCGCTTGCTTAAAAGGAGATTCCTGACTGTTGGCTGGAAATGGTGACCCCTGGGGGCCACTGCTGAGGATACAGGAGGCGCCTGGAACCCAGGGACTCTGGGAGCACAGCTGACTATCCACCCTGGGCTGTTGCCTTCTGACGTCTCTGTAGCCTTCACCCGAACTAACACAGTAGGTAAGGGTCTGCCCATTTCGAGGTCAGGGGTGATCCCAGCGTGGTCCATGGAGCAGTAGCATGAGGACTTCCTGGGGGGTTAGTaatgcagaatcccaggccccaccctggattgacagaatcagaatctctgaggttggggcccaggaatctgcattgtACAAAGCTCTCCCTGTGACTTTTACACACGTTAAAGTTTAAGAAATggtgttctgggcttccctggtggcgcagtgattgagagtccgcctgccgaggcaggggacacaggttcgtgccccagtccgggaaggtcccacatgccacagagcggctgggcccgtgagccatggctgctgatcctgcgtgtccggagcctgtgctccgcaatgggagaggtcacaatggtgagaggcccgcgtaccgcaaaaaaaaaaaaaaaaaaaaaagaaatggtgttctgcactctatgacataaatcacagcaagatcctttttgacccacctcctagagaaatggaaataaaaacaaaaataaacaaatgggacctaatgaaacttaaaagcttctgcacagcaaaggaaaccataaacaagacgaaaagacagccctcagaatgggagaaaatatttgcaaatgaagcaaccgacaaaggattaatctccaaaatttacaagtagctaatgtagctcaatatcaaagaaacccaaacaacccaatccaaaaatgggcagaagtcctaaatagacatttctccaaagaagatatacaacttgccaaaaaacacatgaaagaatgctcaacatcactaatcgttagagagatgaaaattaaaactacaatgaggtatcacctcacaccagtcagaatggccatcatcaaaaaacaggacttccctggtggtgcagtggttaagaatccgcctgccaacgcaggggacacgggttcgggccctggtctgggaagatcccacacgctgcggagcaactaagcccgtgagccacaactactgagcccgtgtgccacaactactgaagcccgcatgcctagagcctgcactccgcaacaagagaagccaccacaatgagaagccc
This region of Mesoplodon densirostris isolate mMesDen1 chromosome 7, mMesDen1 primary haplotype, whole genome shotgun sequence genomic DNA includes:
- the SLC25A45 gene encoding LOW QUALITY PROTEIN: solute carrier family 25 member 45 (The sequence of the model RefSeq protein was modified relative to this genomic sequence to represent the inferred CDS: deleted 1 base in 1 codon; substituted 1 base at 1 genomic stop codon); this translates as MVKTYRHKSLLGFLKGMSFPIASIAVVNSVLFGVYSTALLALTADSHQERRAQPPSYTHVFIASCTGGFLQAYCLAPFDLIKVWLQNQTEPKGKSGSPPPQYQGPVHCAASIFXAEGPRELFRGAWALTLRDNPTLGIYFVTYEWLCRQFTPDGQNPSSGTVLVAGGFTGVTSWVTATPLDVIKSRMQMAGLRQRVHWGLLDCMVSSARREGLGVFFQGLSINSARAFPVNAVTFLSYEYLLHSRG